One Clavelina lepadiformis chromosome 1, kaClaLepa1.1, whole genome shotgun sequence genomic region harbors:
- the LOC143470132 gene encoding uncharacterized protein LOC143470132 has translation MTLQNFIIFRRIAQIFNMVMFPKFILICFSVYCLINTAEGQDCRPHSGLSLEKMAVSSHIVIQATPKKITGKVGKGSHQMYNITAKVASTFATHNGGFKKGDKIEFGPVGKSSDCQEVKPGKTKYLLFLQKPNDNDMLWVQYNPIRKVKRRDLRKIGKLLCKNCLQAPKFKQSEKTYKKQVGDKITIKCKVSGKPKPGVSWYHNGKLLDKHNTPKGFRVKIRKRGGGGTIKIKKLEVKHNNNIFTCSAQNVASDVIANYTVTLVVKVPIRCDQCSKVNADLCGNHGNCCLGSDKIPYCECYESYKGTRCDEKAYRESIDIKVEDEFRHRQRVIAVLGMCLALFGVLFLCMAVYCLFKLKRLKSSPPFVQIDGRTYTRKTSNYEFTPGKNRPGLSFESNQYNAPSLQSFNAVNQIHKAGTSSDISSAGAVLDEPVQPSLATRKKIYPRNLNGYNNVRPRLNGTAKNVRSGSGMHPAPFGQQENVSHQISTSEHEITSMQVNVRPEERTSVKKRSIAVSRATPDNHYEKIYLSEIHSYHCQTWDGKLPQSHVVTTFPPNGDIKQENVDVGSCSHDLAESSLCTDMHCSSTDDSSQMTNQHANLPHTLQNVPSVSEDSRRDFRITSSSEHTHNCQDYVVPRGNRSPTSTDDHDDPFRGVEIPDTSLCFCNSSPCEHDTLQVHLPQKNSTTVPNILYV, from the coding sequence ATgactttacaaaattttattattttcagaaGAATTGCACAAATTTTTAACATGGTAATGTTTCCTAAATTTATTCTGATATGTTTTTCTGTGTACTGCCTAATAAACACTGCAGAGGGCCAGGATTGCAGACCGCACAGTGGTTTATCATTGGAGAAGATGGCTGTTTCTTCACATATTGTCATACAAGCAACTCCAAAGAAAATTACAGGAAAAGTAGGCAAGGGAAGCCATCAAATGTACAATATCACAGCCAAGGTGGCAAGTACTTTTGCTACCCACAATGGTGGATTTAAGAAGGGTGACAAAATAGAATTTGGCCCTGTTGGAAAATCTTCAGACTGCCAAGAAGTAAAACCAGGAAAGACAaagtatttattatttttacaaaaacctAATGACAACGATATGCTTTGGGTACAATACAATCCGATACGAAAAGTGAAGCGAAGAGATCTACGAAAGATTGGAAAACTTCTCTGCAAAAATTGCTTACAAGcaccaaaatttaaacaaagtgAGAAGACCTACAAGAAACAAGTTGGCgataaaattacaataaaatgcAAGGTTTCTGGAAAGCCAAAACCGGGTGTTTCTTGGTACCACAACGGTAAGCTGTTGGACAAACATAACACACCGAAAGGTTTTAGAGTAAAAATACGAAAACGTGGTGGTGGTGGCACAATAAAGATTAAAAAACTAGAAGTCAAGCACAACAATAATATATTCACCTGCAGTGCCCAAAATGTTGCCTCTGATGTCATTGCCAACTACACCGTTACCCTTGTTGTTAAAGTCCCGATTCGCTGTGATCAGTGTTCAAAAGTAAATGCTGACTTATGCGGAAATCATGGCAACTGCTGTTTGGGAAGTGACAAAATTCCTTATTGTGAATGTTATGAGTCTTATAAAGGAACAAGATGTGATGAGAAGGCCTACAGAGAGTCAATAGATATCAAAGTTGAGGATGAATTTCGACATCGGCAGAGGGTTATAGCTGTATTGGGAATGTGCTTAGCACTTTTTGGCGTTTTGTTTCTCTGTATGGCTGTGTACTGCCTTTTTAAACTGAAAAGATTAAAGTCATCTCCTCCTTTTGTACAAATTGATGGCAGAACGTATACAAGAAAAACGTCTAACTATGAATTCACCCCAGGAAAAAACAGGCCTGGCCTTTCCTTTGAGAGTAATCAATATAATGCTCCTTCTCTGCAAAGTTTTAATGCAGTCAACCAAATTCACAAAGCTGGTACCAGCTCTGACATATCATCTGCTGGTGCCGTTCTTGATGAACCAGTGCAGCCAAGTTTGGCAACACGGAAGAAGATATACCCTAGAAACTTGAATGGTTATAACAACGTAAGGCCACGTTTAAATGGTACAGCTAAAAATGTTCGCAGTGGTTCCGGAATGCACCCAGCACCTTTTGGTCAACAGGAAAACGTGTCACATCAAATATCTACATCAGAACATGAGATAACATCCATGCAGGTAAATGTCAGGCCAGAAGAGAGGACTTCAGTTAAAAAGAGGTCGATTGCAGTAAGTCGAGCAACTCCTGACAATcattatgaaaaaatatatttgtcaGAAATTCATTCGTATCACTGCCAAACATGGGATGGAAAGCTCCCTCAATCCCACGTAGTGACTACTTTTCCACCAAACGGAGATATCAAGCAAGAAAATGTGGATGTGGGATCTTGCTCTCATGACCTTGCAGAATCTTCATTGTGCACAGACATGCATTGTTCTTCAACGGATGATTCTAGTCAAATGACCAATCAGCATGCCAATTTACCTCACACACTTCAAAATGTGCCTTCCGTTTCTGAAGACTCGCGGAGAGATTTCCGCATAACTAGTTCCAGTGAGCACACTCACAATTGCCAAGACTATGTTGTGCCACGAGGGAATAGAAGTCCTACCTCAACAGACGACCACGACGACCCATTTCGTGGTGTAGAAATACCTGATACGTCTTTGTGCTTCTGTAATAGTTCACCCTGTGAACACGATACTTTACAAGTACATTTACCGCAAAAGAATTCCACTACTGTGCCTAACATTTTATACGTATAA